A stretch of the Schistocerca serialis cubense isolate TAMUIC-IGC-003099 unplaced genomic scaffold, iqSchSeri2.2 HiC_scaffold_935, whole genome shotgun sequence genome encodes the following:
- the LOC126452773 gene encoding trichohyalin-like → LLTSSIDLSVRKSFLKVREEREEKKENRERKKTEKERKQRKKENRERKKTEKERKQRKKENRERKKTEKERKQRKKENRERKKTEKERKQRKKENRERKKTEKERKQRKKENRERKKTEKERKQRKKENRERKKTEKERKQRKNENRERTKTEKERKQRKNENRERTKTEKERKQREKERKQREKERKQREKERKQREKERKQRKKENRERKKTEKERKQRKKENRERKKTEKERKQRKKENRERKKTEKERKQRKKENRERKKTEKERKQREKERKQREKERKQREKERKQRKKENRERKKTEKERKQRKKENRERKKTEKERKQRKKENRERKKTEKERKQRKKENRERQKTEKGRKKERKKETEKGRKKERTMDITDQRGVSKAAGF, encoded by the exons AGAGAAGAGagggaggaaaagaaagaaaacagagaaagaaagaaaacagagaaagaaagaaaacagagaaagaaagaaaacagagaaagaaagaaaacagagaaagaaagaaaacagagaaagaaagaaaacagagaaagaaagaaaacagagaaagaaagaaaacagagaaagaaagaaaacagagaaagaaagaaaacagagaaagaaagaaaacagagaaagaaagaaaacagagaaagaaagaaaacagagaaagaaagaaaacagagaaagaaagaaaacagagaaagaaagaaaacagagaaagaaagaaaacagagaaagaaagaaaacagagaaagaaagaaaacagagaaagaaagaaaacagagaaagaacgaaaacagagaaagaacgaaaacagagaaagaacgaaaacagagaaagaacgaaaacagagaaagaacgaaaacagagaaagaacgaaaacagagagagaaagaacgaaaacagagagagaaagaacgaaaacagagagagaaagaacgaaaacagagagagaaagaaagaaaacagagaaagaaagaaaacagagaaagaaagaaaacagagaaagaaagaaaacagagaaagaaagaaaacagagaaagaaagaaaacagagaaagaaagaaaacagagaaagaaagaaaacagagaaagaaagaaaacagagaaagaaagaaaacagagaaagaaagaaaacagagaaagaaagaaaacagagaaagaaagaaaacagagagagaaagaaagaaaacagagagagaaagaaagaaaacagagagagaaagaaagaaaacagagaaagaaagaaaacagagaaagaaagaaaacagagaaagaaagaaaacagagaaagaaagaaaacagagaaagaaagaaaacagagaaagaaagaaaacagagaaagaaagaaaacagagaaagaaagaaaacagagaaagaaagaaaacagagaaagaaagaaaacagagaaaggcAGAAAACAGAGAaaggcagaaagaaagaaagaaagaaagaaacagagaaaggcagaaagaaagagaga ACAATGGACATAACAGATCAACGAGGTGTGTCCAAGGCAGCAGGCTTCTAG